A part of Solicola gregarius genomic DNA contains:
- a CDS encoding TetR/AcrR family transcriptional regulator yields the protein MDLPTDDPPERADAAANRKRILTAAGRLFAERGPDITMSDVAAAAGVGRGTLYRRYPDVRSVATALLDAHERELQQSLLSGAPPLGPGAPPRERLDAFYAAMVDLLEQHLPLALGAEQGAARFRTGAYSFWRTFVSSLLRESGGDDALVDALLAPLAPEVYQFQRHERGRSTRAIKAALTRLAEVVPDDTTSVPR from the coding sequence ATGGACCTGCCGACCGACGATCCCCCGGAGCGAGCCGACGCGGCCGCGAACCGCAAGCGAATCCTCACGGCGGCCGGGCGCCTCTTCGCTGAGCGAGGGCCGGACATCACGATGAGCGATGTCGCCGCGGCCGCCGGCGTCGGCCGGGGCACGCTGTATCGGCGGTATCCCGACGTACGCTCCGTCGCTACGGCCCTGCTCGACGCGCACGAGCGCGAGCTCCAGCAGTCCTTGCTCTCCGGCGCGCCGCCGCTCGGCCCGGGCGCACCACCGCGAGAGCGGCTCGACGCGTTCTACGCAGCCATGGTCGACCTGCTCGAGCAGCACCTGCCGCTCGCCCTCGGCGCGGAGCAGGGCGCCGCGCGATTTCGCACCGGTGCGTACAGCTTCTGGCGTACCTTCGTCAGCTCGCTGCTGCGCGAGAGCGGTGGTGACGATGCTCTGGTCGACGCCCTCCTGGCACCGCTTGCTCCCGAGGTCTATCAGTTCCAACGACACGAGCGAGGGAGGTCGACGCGTGCGATCAAGGCCGCGCTCACCCGACTCGCCGAGGTCGTGCCGGACGACACGACATCGGTGCCTCGATAG